The sequence below is a genomic window from Rhizobium gallicum bv. gallicum R602sp.
TCGGGATGTTCCAGAAGGCCACTGCTTTCGCGCAGAACTCCAAACTCGGCAATGGCGGCTCGAAGCATCGCGAGGGAGCCAAGGGCCATTGGACCGATCACGGCCACCATGCGCTGATGCGCGTCGCCGCCTTCGAGACCGTCGGAGGCTACGATGAAACGTTCAGCCATAATGAGGACGCGGAATTGGATTACCGTCTTAAAAAGGCGGGCTTTGGCATCTGGATGACAGACAAGACACGGATGATCTATTATCCAAGATCAACCGTTGGAACGCTTTTCCGGCAATATCTCGGCTACGGCCGGGGCCGTGCGAAGAACATCCTGAAGCACGGCAGCATGCCGAACCTTCGCCAGATGCTGCCGCTTGCGGTGGTTCCGGTCTTTATCGGCGCGTTTCTGGCCGTGCTGAGCTGGATTGCGGTCATTCCGTTTAGCCTCTGGGCCGTCGCCTGCGTCGGCTACGGCTTCTGGATGGCAGTCGGCCAGCGCAATCCATACGGGCCGCTTGCCGCGCTGTCGGCCATGGTGATGCATTTCGCCTGGTCGGCCGGTTTCTGGATGGAGCTTCTGAGCTTCCGCAACCGCAAGGCGTCTTGATGAAGGACCAACGCATGCAGATCGATATCGGCGTTTGCACCTATCGCCGCGCCTCGTTGAATGAGGCGCTGCTTTCGCTTGGCGTGCTTGCGGTTCCCGAAAACGTCACCCTGCGCATCATCGTTGCCGACAACGATGTGACGGCGAGCGCGCAGGAACGCGTCGACGCGCTCCGCTCGACGATCCCGCACGAGATCGCCTATGTGCATTGCCCTGCATCCAACATCTCGATTGCCCGCAACGCATGCCTCGAAAATGCCAGGGGCGATTTCCTGGCCTTCATCGACGACGACGAGGATGCCTCAGAAAACTGGCTGGTGGAACTTATGAATGCGGCGGAAAAGACCGGCGCCGATGCGATCCTCGGCCCGGTCCGCAGTGTCTATGCATCGACCGCTCCTGCCTGGATGCGCGAAGGTGATTTTCATTCGACGCTGCCGGTCTGGGTGGGCGAGGAAATCCGCACGGGCTACACCTGCAACGTGCTGCTGCGTCTCGGCTCCGAACATGTGAAGGGCCGCCGCTTCAACCTGGCCCTTGGAAAGACGGGCGGCGAAGACACCGAATTCTTCAGCCATATGCACCGGGACGGAGGACGCATCGCCTATGCTCCCGAAGCGCAGGTCTATGAGGCGGTGCCGGAAAAACGGGCGGAGCTTTCATGGCTCGTGAAACGCCGTTTCCGTTTCGGCCAGACGCATGGACGTCTATTGCAGGAGAGGTATCAGGGTCTCAACCGCCTGAAACAGATCGGACTTGCCACCGCCAAGGCCGGTTATTGCCTCGGCGTGGCGCTCGTCTGCATCCTGGTGCCCGTTCCACGCTATCGCTATGCACTTCGCGGCACGATGCATCTCGGCGTCGTCAGCGGCCTGCTCGGCGTGCGCGAGATACGCCAATATGGCGCAGCAGAGGGGACTGCATGACGAAAGAGCTGCCCGACATCAGCTTCATCATGGCTGCATATAACGCGGCCGAAACGCTTTCGAAGGCGATCGAAAGCGCGCTCGCGCAGACCGGCGTGACCGTCGAGGTCATTGTTGCAGACGATTGCTCGGGCGATGACACGCGCGAGGTGGCCAGCAGCTATTCGCACAGGAATGTCCGTCTGCTCGCGCTCGAAACGAACGGCGGACCGGCTGCAGCGCGCAACGCAGCCATTGCCGCAGCAACGGGCCGGTGGCTTGCCGTACTCGATTCCGACGATGCGATCGAACCGGGGCGGCTGGCCAGGCTGATTGCCCGCGCCGAAAAAGCGGGCGCGCAGATCGCAGTCGACAATCTGCGGGTGATCCGCGCCGATGGCACGCTGCCGGAAACCATGTTTTCCGAGAGCGCGCTGGCAGCCATGCCGGAACTGACGCTGGCCGATTTCATTCGCTCCAATGCGCTTTTCCAGACGACGCATAATTTTGGCTATCTCAAGCCTGTTTTCGAACGAGCCTTCATCGAGCAGCACACATTGCGCTTCGACGAAAATCTGCGGATCGGCGAGGACTATGTATTCCTCGCCTCCGCACTGGCGCTTGGCGCGCGCTGCGTGGTCGAGCCCGTTGCCGGCTATGACTACAATATCCGCGAGGGTTCCATCTCCCGGGTGCTGGAACTTAGGCATATCGAGGCGATGTTGGAGGGAGACAGGGTCTTCCTTGACAAGCATACGCTCGATGTGGAGGCCTCCTCCGCGCAGAAATTCCGGACACGCAGCCTGCAGCAGGCGAGATCGTTCCTTCTCCTTGTCGACAGCATGAAGAACAGATCGATCTCCGGCACGATCAAGGCGGCATGGAGCGATCCGATCGCGCTGCGCCACCTCAAGATGCCGATCGCTGTCCGCATCAACAGATTGGCCGCGGCATTGCGCAATCTCGCCGGCCTCAAGACAGACATTCCAACGTTCGGCGGCGCGCCGCGCTCGCCCAAAGGATGACCTCATGAACCAACGAAACCTGACCCTGCACAGCACGGTACCGAAAGCGTCCGACGATTCCGACAGCTTCATCGATATCGATCGGCTGATTGCGATCCTGTTTCGACGCGCCGGTTCGATCGCGCTTTGCGTCGTCGCGTTCGTGGCGCTTGCTGCCACCTATCTGATCCTTTCGACGCCCGTCTACACATCGATGACGCAGATCCTGCTCGATGACAGCATGACCAAATATGCCGAGGATGAGGCGCCTGCCGCCAGTGCCCAGCAGGTGGATATGCAGATCGCGAGCGCCGTCGAGATTCTGAAGTCGAACGAGTTGGCACTGAGCGTCGTCGATGCTCAAAACCTCTCCGAGAACGGTACCATCCTCGATCCTGGCCAGGGGGCCTTTGAACTGGTGAAATCCGGTGTGAACCTCATTGTCAGCGCCCTGACACCGGGGGGCCCGCCGACCTCGGAGGAGAATGCCCGCAATGGCCGCCGGCAGAAGGCCGCGGCCAAGCTGCAGCAGGCGCTGGCCGTGGAACGCGTTTCCCGCAGTTCTGTGATCGCCGTCGCCTTCCGCTCGACGGACAAGATGTTGGCGGCAAGGGTCACGAAGGCCTATGCCGACGCCTATCTGAGCGACCAGCTCAACGCGAATTTCGACGCAACCGAGCGCGCCTCCGTCTGGTTGCAGGAACGTCTGGCCGACCTGCGCGACCGTTCGCAGCAGGCTGCGCTCGAAGTCGCAAAGTTCAAGACCGAAAATGGCCTGACCTCGGCAAACGGCGAACTGATGTCCGAGCAGCAGCTTGCCGACCTCAACAAGCAGCTCATCGTCGCGCAGGCTGATGCGGCCAGCGCCTCGGCGCGTTACAACCAGTTCAAGTCGATTGTCGATCAGGGTCCGGAAGGTGCGGTCAACAACGCCGCAATTTCCTCCGGCCAGACCGACAATTCCGTGATCCAGGACCTGCGCACACGTTATATCGGGGTTACCCGCCGCGAGCAGGAGATCACCACCAATTTCGGCGCGGACCATCCGCAGGCGGTGCAGCTGCGCACGGAAAAGGAAGACCTGACGCGTCAGATCTTCCAAGAACTCCAGCAGCTTACCTCCAGCTACCGCAATGAGTTCGAGGTTGCGAAATCGCGTCAGGAGTCGCTGCAGGAAAACATCCGGCATCTGACCGGAAAGAACTCCGAATCCGACAAGTCGATCGTCAAGCTCAACGACCTCGAACAGCGGGCAACCGCGCTGAAGACGCTTTATGAAGCCTATCTCGGCCGTTACGAGGAGGCAGCACAGCAACAGTCCTTCCCGATCGCCAAGGCGCGTGTGATTTCCGAAGCCGGTATCCCGACGTCACCGTCGAGCCCCAAGAAGACGATGACGCTCGGTCTGGCGATCGTCCTCGGCCTGATGGCTGGCGGCGCGTTGACGGCATTCCAGGAATTCCGCGAGCGCTTCTTCCGCGTCGAGGGTGACGTTCGCTCCATCCTGGGCCTGAAGTTCCTCGGCTATCTGCCGCTGGTCGGCAAATTGCCGAAGGAGCGCAAGGTCTTCCAACCGCGCAAGACCCCGCTACCCGAGACCCAAGAAGTGCCAGAAGACGGCGCGAGTTTCGAGCGCATCATGCGTATCGTTCTCGAAGCGCCCCGCTCGGTCTTTGCCGAAACGCTACGTAACGCCAAGCTTGCAAGCGACGTCATGTTCCAGGGCAAGAGCGACCGCGTCATCGGTGTCGTCTCCGCCCTCCCCGGCGAAGGTAAGTCGACGACCGCGGCGAACTTCGCAGCACTGCTTGCCTCCAGCGGCAAGCGCACGTTGCTGATCGATGCGGACCTTCGCAACCCGGGCCTGACGCGCATGCTGAAGACCCCGCCGCAGCATGGTCTGGTCGAAGCAGTGCTTGGCGAAGTACCGTGGGCAAGCGCAGTCAGGGTGGACAGCCGCACCAAGCTTGCGATCCTGCCGGTCGTTTCGAACGACAACCTGATGCACACCAGCGAGCTTCTTGCCTCGCAGGGCATGTTCAACTTGATGGAACATGCCCGCAAGATGTTCGACTACATCGTCGTCGACCTTGCACCGCTCGGCCCGGTCATCGACGCAAAGGCCTTCGCGCCCCAGGTCGATGGCTTCCTGTTCGTGACGGAATGGGGCCAGACGCCGACCAGCATGGTCCGCGATATTGTGAATGCCGAACCGCAGATCAAGCAGAAGATCCTCGGCGTCATCCTCAACAAGACGGATATGACCGAACTCGGCAAATTCAGCAACTTCGGCGCAACGGAGCGCTACCACCACAAATATGTCAGCTACTACACGGAGGAAATTCCCCCGAAGCGGCAGTCTGCCGAAGCTTGATCAGGTGGAGAAGAGGTGAACCCGACCCTGCCACAGGCGGGCGACGGTCAGCCTCCCGCTCTTGAAGGCCCGCGTATCCAGGTTGAGCCGCCGCGGCTGGACGTCCGGCTCGCTGCAGGGCGTATGGCCATGAACGACAAGCTTCGGCAGCGCGATGCCGCTGTCGAGGAACCGCTCGCGGATGAAGACGAGGTCGTCGTCGCTCTGCTTGTCGATCGTAACATTTGGGTCGATGCCGGCATGGACGAACAAAACGTCCGGCGTATCGACGAGGATCGGCAGCGCCCGCAGGAAATCGATATGCTGGCGCGGCAGCGATTGGCGGATGAAGCCGTCAAGCTTGGAAGCCGTCGGAAAGATGAGCGGCAGATGCTCGGCGTCGAGACCATAGGAGCGTAGCAGCGAATCGGCGCCCATGCGCATCCATTCGGAAAACGAAATCTTCCCGTCGATATAGTCGAGCATCATGATTTCGTGGTTGCCAGTCAGGCAGATCCGGTCGAAACCTTCCGGCACTGGCCCCATCAGATGCGAAATCACCTGCGCAGATGAAGGGCCGCGGTCGATGTAATCGCCAAGCATGATGATGAGCTTGCGGCCGGGCAAGCGTGCTGCATCCTTGACGATGGTATGTTCGGCCATCTGCAGCAGATCATGCCGCCCATGGATGTCGCCGACGGCATAGATCGGCCTGTCGCCGGGATCGAGCTGAAGGCGTTGCCGGGCGGACGATAGTATCATGGGAACCCCTTGGTCATCTTCAATGGATGAGCCATAATCAATCCTGTGCCTGACTGAAAGCGGCGCCGTCGAGAAGTGAAATGTTTGTGGGATAGTCAGGCATGGACATCTCTATCAAGATGGTAAGAAAATTCAAACCATACTGACTTTGTAGAAAAACCGGCCTTATCATCCCGGTTGTGATCCATCACTCCTATCATCATCGAACAAGAGTACGATCGATGGGAACCGTATCGCAATTTCACGACCGGGCGCGACCGGTCGCACAGCGCATCGGAAGCGAGGAAGAGGCGATCAGCACAGCGCGCGCCCTTGCCGCCGCCTTTCAGCGGCAGTCGAGCGAGCGCGACATCAATCGCATCCTACCCTATCAGGAAATCGACGCCCTCTCGCAATCCGGCCTCGGCGCGATCACCGTTCCGCCCGAATATGAAGGACTGGACGTTACCAATTCGCTGCTCGCCGAAATCGTTGCGATCATCGCTGAGGGCGATCCTTCGATCGGCGAGTTTCTCGAAGTCCATTTTACAGTCCTGGACGGACTTCGGCAAAAGGCTGGCGAAGAGCTGCAGCGCGCCCTCTTTGCGCGAGCACTTGCCGGCGATCGTTTTGCCGCGGCCACTTTTGCGGATGCTGCGGCAGTCAGTTCCCGCGGTCTCGGGTATCGACTGAATGGCCGCAGCAGGTCTTCGCCGGCGGTGCTCTTTGCCGATTGGATCGTGGTCGGACACGATCAGACGGCGCTTTACCTGCCCTGCGACAGCGAAGGCCTTCAACTTGTCGATGATTGGGATGGCCTTGGCCAGCGCACCAACGGCACAGCCGCCATCGCAGCCAGCGACTTGCATGTCAACGCGGATGCAGTCGCGCTTGTCGCGCAGGCGCCATCGGCGATCGGCGAATTGCTGCATGCCGCCGTCGATCTCGGGATCGCGCGTGCGGTTCTTTCCGCCGATGCGGGTGGCGCACAGGCAAACGACGTTGGCAAGCTTGCGATCGGCATAGAGACGGTAGCCGCGCTTCTGGAAAGGGCGGGCCGCAAGCTCGACATCGCGCAGATCAATATGAGCGGCCCGGCGGCCGAAGATGCCTATTTCTCCGCGACTGCGGCGCGCGCCGTCGCAAGTAAGCTCGCCATAGATGCCTCGGGCCTTATTTTCGAACTGATGGGGGAAAACACCGCGAGTATCGGCCTCAATCTCGACCGGCATTGGCGCAACGCCCGCATCCGCGCGCTGAGAACATCCGCCGATGTTCTTCATCAGCGCGCCGCCCAGCATTTGCGTAAGGATCGCTACTAGATCAGCCCGCCGCGAAAACCGGCGACGTCTCGTCGTCTCCATCGCTGAGCTTGCCGCCCTTTTTGACGAATTGCTCGAGCGTCATGTTGTCGAGGATATCGGCGATCGCATCCCGCACTTCGGTCATCGACCGGCGCACATGACAGGTTTCCGGATCCGAACAGTCGTCGCAGGCTTCATAAGCCGTGCGGCTTGCGCAGCGAATGGGAGCGAGCGGCCCGTCAAGCGTGCGGATGACATGGCCGATGCGGATCTCCGACGCCGGCCGCGACAGCGAATAGCCGCCGCCCGGCCCCTTCTTGGAGCGAAGGATGCCGACATTGCGCAGCTCCAGCAGGATCGTATCGAGGAACTTCTTCGGGATATTGTTGCGTGCGGCGACATCGTTGATGAAGGCGGTTTCTCCCGGCGCCAGACGCGCCAGATCAACCAGTGCCTTCAATCCGTATTTTCCCTTTTTGGTCAGCATTTTCGATCGTCCCGCAGATCCCGCGCTGCTTTCTTTTATCCATGCAAATAGCGCCGAAAGCATGAACGCCCAATAAATAGCTATTATTTATATAGGTTAAGTTCAACTCTATGGCTCTCCCCAAAAATCATGATCTGCCTTGAGTTTTTGGCGGAATAATTTCTGGAGGCCGGCGAGCCGCCGCGATGGATGCCGCCAGCCGAAGGCGCTGTCAAAGGAGGACGCAAGGGCTGAGGCACAGCCCACCGTCGATCAGTGGTTCCCGAGCTGTTGTCGCGGGCCTATACCGACGCAGCCGGACGGGTTTGCGCACCTTGGCGCGTGCCCGCCGCCGGATCGCCGCTGAACCGCGCTCGAGAAGAAGAAGGACCTGGCGCAAAACCCAGCATATTGGCGCCAACAGATACGCTGACGCGATCGTCGTCGACGCCGGGC
It includes:
- a CDS encoding RrF2 family transcriptional regulator; its protein translation is MLTKKGKYGLKALVDLARLAPGETAFINDVAARNNIPKKFLDTILLELRNVGILRSKKGPGGGYSLSRPASEIRIGHVIRTLDGPLAPIRCASRTAYEACDDCSDPETCHVRRSMTEVRDAIADILDNMTLEQFVKKGGKLSDGDDETSPVFAAG
- a CDS encoding glycosyltransferase, whose translation is MQIDIGVCTYRRASLNEALLSLGVLAVPENVTLRIIVADNDVTASAQERVDALRSTIPHEIAYVHCPASNISIARNACLENARGDFLAFIDDDEDASENWLVELMNAAEKTGADAILGPVRSVYASTAPAWMREGDFHSTLPVWVGEEIRTGYTCNVLLRLGSEHVKGRRFNLALGKTGGEDTEFFSHMHRDGGRIAYAPEAQVYEAVPEKRAELSWLVKRRFRFGQTHGRLLQERYQGLNRLKQIGLATAKAGYCLGVALVCILVPVPRYRYALRGTMHLGVVSGLLGVREIRQYGAAEGTA
- a CDS encoding metallophosphoesterase is translated as MILSSARQRLQLDPGDRPIYAVGDIHGRHDLLQMAEHTIVKDAARLPGRKLIIMLGDYIDRGPSSAQVISHLMGPVPEGFDRICLTGNHEIMMLDYIDGKISFSEWMRMGADSLLRSYGLDAEHLPLIFPTASKLDGFIRQSLPRQHIDFLRALPILVDTPDVLFVHAGIDPNVTIDKQSDDDLVFIRERFLDSGIALPKLVVHGHTPCSEPDVQPRRLNLDTRAFKSGRLTVARLWQGRVHLFST
- a CDS encoding glycosyltransferase family 2 protein → MTKELPDISFIMAAYNAAETLSKAIESALAQTGVTVEVIVADDCSGDDTREVASSYSHRNVRLLALETNGGPAAARNAAIAAATGRWLAVLDSDDAIEPGRLARLIARAEKAGAQIAVDNLRVIRADGTLPETMFSESALAAMPELTLADFIRSNALFQTTHNFGYLKPVFERAFIEQHTLRFDENLRIGEDYVFLASALALGARCVVEPVAGYDYNIREGSISRVLELRHIEAMLEGDRVFLDKHTLDVEASSAQKFRTRSLQQARSFLLLVDSMKNRSISGTIKAAWSDPIALRHLKMPIAVRINRLAAALRNLAGLKTDIPTFGGAPRSPKG
- a CDS encoding acyl-CoA dehydrogenase family protein, yielding MGTVSQFHDRARPVAQRIGSEEEAISTARALAAAFQRQSSERDINRILPYQEIDALSQSGLGAITVPPEYEGLDVTNSLLAEIVAIIAEGDPSIGEFLEVHFTVLDGLRQKAGEELQRALFARALAGDRFAAATFADAAAVSSRGLGYRLNGRSRSSPAVLFADWIVVGHDQTALYLPCDSEGLQLVDDWDGLGQRTNGTAAIAASDLHVNADAVALVAQAPSAIGELLHAAVDLGIARAVLSADAGGAQANDVGKLAIGIETVAALLERAGRKLDIAQINMSGPAAEDAYFSATAARAVASKLAIDASGLIFELMGENTASIGLNLDRHWRNARIRALRTSADVLHQRAAQHLRKDRY
- a CDS encoding glycosyltransferase family 2 protein, whose protein sequence is MKTDVSSSVASLIIIPCLNEAKHIKPLIEKLGPALDQLNARIVVADGGSTDGTREIVGRISETDPRVILLDNPRRIQSAAINLAVKTFGRDYEYLIRIDAHGDYPADYCQRLVEEAELTQADSVVVAMETIGFGMFQKATAFAQNSKLGNGGSKHREGAKGHWTDHGHHALMRVAAFETVGGYDETFSHNEDAELDYRLKKAGFGIWMTDKTRMIYYPRSTVGTLFRQYLGYGRGRAKNILKHGSMPNLRQMLPLAVVPVFIGAFLAVLSWIAVIPFSLWAVACVGYGFWMAVGQRNPYGPLAALSAMVMHFAWSAGFWMELLSFRNRKAS
- a CDS encoding polysaccharide biosynthesis tyrosine autokinase, with the protein product MNQRNLTLHSTVPKASDDSDSFIDIDRLIAILFRRAGSIALCVVAFVALAATYLILSTPVYTSMTQILLDDSMTKYAEDEAPAASAQQVDMQIASAVEILKSNELALSVVDAQNLSENGTILDPGQGAFELVKSGVNLIVSALTPGGPPTSEENARNGRRQKAAAKLQQALAVERVSRSSVIAVAFRSTDKMLAARVTKAYADAYLSDQLNANFDATERASVWLQERLADLRDRSQQAALEVAKFKTENGLTSANGELMSEQQLADLNKQLIVAQADAASASARYNQFKSIVDQGPEGAVNNAAISSGQTDNSVIQDLRTRYIGVTRREQEITTNFGADHPQAVQLRTEKEDLTRQIFQELQQLTSSYRNEFEVAKSRQESLQENIRHLTGKNSESDKSIVKLNDLEQRATALKTLYEAYLGRYEEAAQQQSFPIAKARVISEAGIPTSPSSPKKTMTLGLAIVLGLMAGGALTAFQEFRERFFRVEGDVRSILGLKFLGYLPLVGKLPKERKVFQPRKTPLPETQEVPEDGASFERIMRIVLEAPRSVFAETLRNAKLASDVMFQGKSDRVIGVVSALPGEGKSTTAANFAALLASSGKRTLLIDADLRNPGLTRMLKTPPQHGLVEAVLGEVPWASAVRVDSRTKLAILPVVSNDNLMHTSELLASQGMFNLMEHARKMFDYIVVDLAPLGPVIDAKAFAPQVDGFLFVTEWGQTPTSMVRDIVNAEPQIKQKILGVILNKTDMTELGKFSNFGATERYHHKYVSYYTEEIPPKRQSAEA